A genomic region of Pirellulales bacterium contains the following coding sequences:
- a CDS encoding ABC transporter permease, translating to MRTIDQLTLPLVALAQQKSRTLMTTLGVTFGAFVLAASLSIGQGVQDTIYRETHRTDFLRKVHVQSKWITGDVNAAAEVVDVPGKMSAERRDRLRHAIRQANAYNRNDAPQLILSQKALADIEALPHVEAVVPVIHERCFAILDGHSEPIKLSGGRPGDDYFGSRLVAGRMFDADDQRAAVVNELLLYRFGVVDEKSVPMAIGKKIRLQMQAQAAPQGGFRLVLLKPDGSPLSLEQNSVLAKITAALPAALDKLNLSGEEVSAIRAALAAKPDPAAADPITEEVTIVGVTRQPTAAEQKAPWDPSRQATDVVIPYRLATDIAFRQPGYKQFGVNEAVVITDSEDHTLEVYKAVTAKNFNGRAAIEYVEQQRLMYLLIFSGMTCVAAVALLVAALGIANTMSMSVLERTREIGIMKAVGAASGQLQIMFLIEGALIGLIGGLLGLLLAWGASFPGDAWVRARVAGKLEVDLDSSIFVFPAWLSIVVLVVVVTVTTLAAFYPARRAARIDPVTALRHE from the coding sequence GTGCGTACGATCGACCAGTTAACCCTGCCACTCGTGGCCCTCGCGCAACAGAAGTCGCGCACGCTGATGACCACGCTCGGCGTCACGTTCGGGGCGTTCGTGCTGGCGGCGAGCCTCTCGATCGGCCAGGGCGTGCAGGACACGATCTATCGCGAAACGCATCGCACCGATTTTCTCCGCAAAGTTCATGTGCAATCGAAATGGATCACCGGCGATGTTAACGCCGCGGCCGAGGTCGTTGACGTGCCCGGCAAGATGAGCGCCGAGCGACGCGACCGATTGCGTCATGCCATTCGTCAGGCGAACGCTTACAACCGTAACGACGCGCCGCAATTGATCCTTTCCCAGAAAGCGCTCGCCGATATCGAGGCGCTGCCGCACGTCGAGGCCGTCGTGCCGGTGATTCACGAGCGATGCTTCGCGATTCTGGACGGCCACTCAGAACCGATAAAGCTGTCCGGCGGCCGCCCCGGTGACGACTATTTCGGGTCACGCCTCGTCGCGGGGCGGATGTTCGACGCTGACGATCAACGCGCGGCGGTCGTCAACGAATTACTGCTCTATCGTTTCGGCGTGGTCGATGAGAAAAGCGTCCCGATGGCGATTGGCAAGAAAATCCGCCTGCAGATGCAAGCCCAAGCCGCGCCGCAGGGTGGTTTCCGCCTGGTCCTGTTGAAGCCCGACGGATCGCCGTTGTCGCTCGAACAAAATAGCGTGTTGGCAAAAATCACGGCCGCACTCCCCGCGGCTCTCGATAAGTTGAATCTCAGTGGCGAAGAGGTGTCGGCCATACGCGCGGCATTGGCCGCCAAGCCCGATCCCGCGGCTGCCGATCCCATTACCGAGGAAGTGACGATCGTCGGTGTCACGCGCCAACCCACGGCCGCCGAACAAAAAGCTCCCTGGGATCCCTCGCGGCAGGCAACCGACGTGGTGATCCCCTATCGGCTTGCCACCGACATTGCCTTTCGCCAGCCCGGCTATAAACAGTTCGGCGTCAACGAAGCGGTCGTAATCACCGACAGCGAGGACCACACGCTCGAGGTTTATAAAGCCGTCACTGCGAAGAATTTCAATGGCCGCGCGGCGATCGAATACGTCGAACAGCAACGCTTGATGTATCTGCTGATCTTTTCGGGCATGACCTGCGTCGCCGCGGTGGCGCTCTTGGTCGCGGCTCTCGGCATCGCCAATACCATGTCAATGAGCGTGCTGGAGCGGACGCGCGAGATCGGCATCATGAAGGCCGTCGGCGCCGCCAGCGGTCAACTGCAGATCATGTTTCTGATCGAGGGAGCGCTGATCGGCCTGATCGGTGGACTGTTGGGGCTGCTACTGGCCTGGGGCGCGTCGTTTCCGGGCGATGCCTGGGTCCGGGCTCGCGTGGCGGGCAAGCTCGAGGTCGACCTCGATTCGTCGATCTTTGTCTTTCCCGCCTGGCTATCGATCGTGGTTCTGGTAGTCGTCGTCACCGTCACCACGCTGGCGGCTTTTTATCCAGCCCGACGGGCTGCGCGGATCGATCCGGTCACCGCGCTACGGCATGAATGA
- a CDS encoding metal-dependent transcriptional regulator, whose product MASLTVENYLKTIYQICAAQDGKPAATGQVASALNVSPGTVTSMLKTLGDSKLATYTPYEGARLTTAGKSLALRILRRHRLIELFLTKTLDLSWDEVHEEAENMEHAVSDLLVDRIDAFLNYPHVDPHGDPIPRADGSLPDERLRSLADCEVGAQFRLARVIDQSPEFLRYLSEAGLPLGAMGRVKVNRAEAGIVTVSVSGEDTTLGRPAAEKILVAAVEKATAKK is encoded by the coding sequence TTGGCCAGTCTCACCGTTGAGAATTATCTGAAGACGATCTACCAGATTTGCGCCGCGCAGGACGGCAAGCCCGCCGCGACGGGGCAGGTGGCGTCCGCGCTCAATGTTTCGCCCGGCACCGTGACCAGCATGTTGAAGACGCTGGGCGACAGCAAACTGGCGACCTATACGCCGTACGAAGGAGCGCGCTTGACGACGGCCGGCAAGAGCCTGGCCCTGCGCATTCTGCGGCGGCACCGACTGATCGAGTTGTTCCTCACCAAGACGCTCGACCTGAGCTGGGACGAGGTGCACGAAGAGGCCGAGAATATGGAACACGCAGTGAGCGATCTGTTGGTGGATCGCATCGACGCGTTTCTCAACTACCCTCACGTCGATCCGCACGGCGATCCGATTCCCCGGGCCGACGGTTCGCTGCCGGACGAGCGGCTCCGTTCGCTGGCCGATTGCGAAGTGGGGGCGCAATTTCGGCTGGCGCGAGTGATTGACCAGTCGCCCGAGTTCTTGCGCTATCTGAGCGAAGCCGGGCTGCCGCTGGGCGCGATGGGGCGCGTTAAGGTGAATCGCGCCGAGGCGGGGATCGTGACCGTCAGCGTCAGCGGCGAGGATACGACGCTTGGCCGTCCGGCCGCCGAGAAGATTCTGGTCGCGGCCGTAGAAAAAGCCACGGCCAAGAAGTAA
- the mch gene encoding methenyltetrahydromethanopterin cyclohydrolase — protein MKLNERAATICQSIMADAERLRVAVSSIGGATFIDAGIAVPGGLAAGMALAEVCLAGLGRIALVPASTTWSGPAVTVTTDHPVAACMASQYAGWQISQGKYFAMGSGPMRAVGSKEPLFERIGNRESAPDVVGVLETRKTPTPEAIQYIAQACQVTPERVTLLAAPTASQAGGVQIVARSIETALHKMLEIGFDITRVTSGLGVAPLPPVAADDLAAIGRTNDAILYGGEVTLWVHGADDDLTSLGPRIPSSASSDHGQPFRQIFERYERDFYRVDPHLFSPAVVTLVNLDTGRTFRFGRLLPEVIEQSFST, from the coding sequence GTGAAACTCAACGAGCGCGCCGCCACGATCTGCCAGAGCATCATGGCCGATGCCGAGCGGCTGCGCGTCGCTGTCTCGTCGATCGGCGGGGCGACGTTTATTGATGCCGGCATCGCCGTGCCCGGCGGTTTGGCGGCCGGTATGGCGCTCGCCGAAGTTTGTCTGGCGGGCTTGGGACGCATCGCCCTGGTGCCGGCCTCGACGACCTGGTCCGGCCCCGCGGTGACCGTGACGACCGATCATCCGGTGGCCGCCTGCATGGCCAGCCAGTATGCCGGCTGGCAAATCTCGCAAGGCAAGTACTTCGCGATGGGCTCGGGCCCGATGCGCGCCGTGGGCAGCAAGGAGCCGCTCTTCGAGCGCATCGGAAATCGCGAGTCCGCGCCTGATGTCGTCGGCGTGCTCGAAACGCGCAAAACGCCGACACCCGAGGCGATTCAATACATTGCCCAGGCCTGCCAGGTGACGCCCGAACGGGTGACGCTGTTGGCCGCGCCGACGGCCAGCCAGGCTGGCGGCGTCCAGATCGTAGCCCGTTCGATCGAAACAGCCCTGCATAAGATGCTGGAAATCGGCTTCGACATCACGCGCGTGACCAGCGGATTAGGCGTGGCACCATTGCCGCCGGTTGCCGCTGACGATCTGGCCGCGATTGGTCGCACGAACGACGCGATTCTTTATGGCGGCGAGGTCACGCTGTGGGTTCATGGTGCGGACGATGATCTGACATCGCTGGGTCCGCGCATTCCTAGCAGCGCTTCGAGCGATCATGGCCAGCCTTTCCGACAGATTTTTGAACGCTATGAACGCGATTTTTATCGAGTCGATCCACACCTCTTCAGCCCGGCCGTCGTGACGCTCGTGAACCTCGACACGGGGCGGACCTTTCGCTTCGGCCGGTTGCTGCCCGAGGTTATCGAGCAATCGTTCTCGACCTGA
- a CDS encoding RimK family alpha-L-glutamate ligase, with amino-acid sequence MDVAVLGSPTSWYLRDLTRAAGTSHRIVPATFRQLTAAVDPTRQKITSADLDLSSFDAVLVRTMPPGTLEQVVFRMDVLGRLAASGVTVLNPPRAVEAAVDKFLATARLQAAGLHVPRTIACQTADEALAAFEQLGRDVVIKPLFGSEGRGITRVNDLALAERAFRMLEQLGAVIYLQEFIEHEGYDLRLLVIGEQTLAMRRRNPHDWRTNVSRGATAEAFTPETHLIELARRAAQALEAPLAGVDILPARDGTLYLIEVNAVPGWQALAAATNQDVARLVLDLVETSAKRPSQPNSAPTNPSPSGRC; translated from the coding sequence ATGGACGTAGCGGTGCTGGGCTCGCCGACTAGTTGGTACTTGCGCGACCTGACGCGCGCGGCGGGCACGAGTCACCGGATTGTCCCTGCGACATTTCGCCAATTAACGGCGGCCGTCGATCCGACGCGGCAAAAAATCACCTCGGCCGATCTCGATCTAAGTTCGTTCGACGCGGTGCTGGTGCGAACGATGCCGCCGGGCACGCTCGAACAGGTCGTCTTTCGCATGGACGTGCTTGGCCGGCTGGCCGCGTCAGGCGTCACGGTCCTTAATCCGCCGCGCGCCGTCGAAGCCGCGGTGGACAAGTTCCTCGCCACGGCCCGGCTGCAAGCGGCCGGCCTGCACGTGCCGCGGACGATCGCGTGCCAGACGGCCGACGAGGCCCTGGCTGCCTTCGAACAGCTCGGCCGGGACGTGGTGATAAAGCCGCTCTTCGGTTCCGAGGGGCGCGGTATCACGCGAGTTAACGACCTAGCGCTCGCCGAACGCGCCTTCCGCATGCTCGAACAGCTTGGCGCCGTGATCTACCTGCAAGAGTTCATCGAGCACGAGGGGTACGATCTGCGGCTATTGGTGATCGGCGAGCAAACTCTCGCCATGCGACGCCGCAACCCACACGACTGGCGCACGAATGTCAGCCGGGGCGCCACGGCCGAGGCCTTCACCCCCGAGACACACCTAATAGAACTCGCACGCCGCGCGGCCCAGGCTCTCGAGGCGCCGCTCGCCGGCGTCGACATTCTTCCGGCTCGTGACGGCACGCTGTACCTGATCGAAGTCAACGCCGTCCCCGGCTGGCAAGCCCTGGCCGCGGCCACGAATCAGGATGTGGCGAGATTAGTTCTGGACCTCGTCGAAACATCCGCCAAACGGCCGAGCCAACCGAACAGTGCTCCAACAAATCCCTCTCCCTCTGGGAGATGTTAG